The genomic region CTTGCGAATGCTTCTCTGAATTGATCCTGCGTGCTTGAGGGAAGCTAGATTTGGGGAAGCACCAGTGGGTGTTACTGGGGGCGAAGGAGAATGGTTGCGGGTACGGTCATCTTCAGAATCTTTGCGGCCAAGAACTTTCCTTTTGGATCTgagattttaaatataaaaataaaatatttcccccCCAAATAAATGAGGAAGTCAATTCAACAAACGAATAAGCAGGACAGCAAGTTACCGTTAAACAGAGAGGGGAACAACCTAGGAAGTATAAATAATGACACCACCAAACCTGTGCATATATTAAAACAGATCTTTGAGGCATAATGGAGTCAGAGACAAATCCACTATTCTTATTCCTCAGAATAGGAATAGTGAATCTATTGTATTTGACGGTGGTGAAACCAATTTGAACTTATTTTCCAAACAAGATTTTCTAAAGCTAATACTTGACTAAATCTAGATATAGGCTGCATTCTTTTTGTCCACAAATATTGGGATTTGATCacaaaaaattagggctgtcgattaatcgcacttaactcatgtgattaactcaaaaaaattaatcacaattaaaaacattaatcacaattaattgcattgttaaacaatagaataccaattgaaatttattaaatattgttggatgtttttctacattttcaaatatattgatttctattacaacacataatacaaagtgtacagtgctcactttatatgatTATGTTTGAACaaacatttgcattgtaaaaatgataaacaaaagaaacagtaattttcaattcacctcatataagtaccgtaatgcaatctctttatcgggaaagtgcaacttacaaatgtaggggtttttttgttacataactccaCTCcacctgtaggctctaaagttttacattgttttatttttgaatgcagattcTTTTGTACATTATTCTacgtaaattcaactttcatgataaagagattgcactacagtacttgtattaggtgaattgaaaaatactatttcttttgttttttacagtgcaaatatttgtaaccaaaaataaatacaaagtgagcgctgtacactttgtattctgtgttgtaactgaaatcaatatatttgaaaatgtagaaaacgttccaaaatatttaaataaatgttattctattattgtttaacagcacgattaatcgcaattcatttttttatttgcttgacACCCCTATAAAAATAGATCTGTCTAGTCTGTCTGGCATATTCTTTAGAAACTCATGCTGTTTATTGCTCATGGTTCCTCTAGGAGAGCTTATGGATGTAgttttgcgcattttattttggAAATGTACATGGTCATGCATGTCAACAACACTAAAGATAGGTTTgaataaaaagaactagatgttATGGTTTTagataaaatgattttaaaaataagaatttaAATGGTTAAAATCAGGCCTTCAAGATAAATGGCAGATATTCACAATGCTGTTGGTGCTCTGTGACTTCCATCTGTTTGATTACAGAGCCAAGAGCAGACCAATTTGCTAACTTACAACATGAAATGTATCTTTGCAGCCAGAGGAGCGACgtgattttaaatttaaaaatgaaaactataGAAAACACAGCAAAAATCAGAAGAGCCTAAGTGTGCGGGAACTGGATTTTTATTGCCCCTGTCTTTACGTCATTATGTAGGTTATATGCTTGGCACCTGTGGACTAAGAAATGATGCATATAAAAAGTGTATTAATGCTaaattataatatatataatatcacCAAAGGATTTAAAATGACTCTCAGCACTAATTGCAAATGCAAGATTTACACAACAAATTACATATTATTTACGAAAAGAGTTGTACAATACAGACAATTCCCCTTATTAAAACCATAAATGGTACAACTCCATGTACACCTAAGGACGTTTTGATGTAATGTTTCATCCCCATTTCTGCCAGAGGCTGAGCTTTCTCCATGGCAAGCTCAGATGCATTTTGCATTATGGCCTACCAACAGAAAACGAGGTACCAAAATACAGTACATTGGCTAAGCTGGAGGCAGCAAGAGGATGTAGCCACATGATATCGGGAGTAATCTCAGGACCCTTTGTGTTGGTGGAGTTCAGGTGCATCCCACCTATTACACACCTATAGTCAACTTATTGTGTCATTGGTGTAATTTTCAAATGCTGATGCTTACATCTTTCTAGCTGAGAGAAAAGTGCAGTGCTGGCACCTATCCATTGTGAGAGAGAACAGGCGATGTTAAGGAGTATAAGGGGGGAAAATATTGCAACAGTGTTGTCCAAGACCAGGAACATCCTATCTAAGTCAATCTCTGTGTCAGGGCCTACGCAGCAAGGGAGAATAATGCTTGAATTTTAGTATACACATTTATATGTTATACGGGGTAGCTTAATGACCCCTATATATaagttgcctaacactttccactTATCAAGGATTATTGTGATCTTGTCTTTAAGAAGCTCTTACAGCTCCATCGTTTGTGGCCTGCCTTGGCTATTTTGCAGGAAGAATCCTCAGGGTCTAGAGAGAtggcttccccttcccccccaatgaAATTCCATTCAGATTTGGCTGAAATATAAATGGTTAAAAGTGgtcatttcccttctctttctTAGGTTCCCTGGAGAAGTTGTGGCAGGTTGCCACAAACACTCAACACTCCGAGTCCAGGCTCTCATGCAGCTGCCAAAGGAACACAATTGCAATTTCCTAGGCTGAAGCATACTCAGTGAACACAGTGAGTCGGAGGGGCACGCTCAGTGTGGTTGGCCTGGAGCTCTGAGGGTGTGCAGTATCCTCAGTGGAGACGGAACATTTGCTGCCAGCCCGGAACATGCACAAACCAAGATTTTCAGAGGTTTATTATTcagccagatttcacagggagagcaaaaggcacatctctaACCTAGGCTGAATTCCTTTcccaatttcaagtccctgctccaaagcatggagacaTAGGACCTTCTCAATGTCTCgttgctggggagggaggggaaggagggaggctaGGGTTAGGAGAGAAAGAAGAGAGTATTTTAACATGGCCAGAACAATCTTATTTTTTCCTAGGATTGTGCTCAAACTGAAccattttttgctgaaactttcttaaaaattcagcctgaagcagacacctaacatggaaaatttcagccctagTAGTTGAAGTTTAACAAAATTATAAGGAACTGAAAACTGGGGTCTTTTAAAGGGAAGTCCCAGGTAATATTAACTATAGCCATCATTAACagctctattttatttttatattttgtgtataatgtgtatgtgtgtgtatagataatgttttcacccttCAGCCATAAGGCACACATTAATTCCATGTATGTATTCCATGCAGAGCGAACCTTTGTGTGCATATAATGTAAAATATTGCCCTCAATAAACCAATATTTCCTTTGTACAATAATTCTTTCAGCTTCAGACATTATATCACAATTTTCTTTTTGAAGGGATATCAAAAAGTTATGGAAAGCCAACATTGTGATATAATGTCTAAAATGGAGAGGATTATTTCACAAATGAAATCATATATGCGTACTGAGTGTCCTGATTCCTAGTCATGTGCATTAGCCACAAGTCTTCCTCTTTTCTAATATTTGTGATGGAAAAGCCACACAAACCGTGTACACAAACTGAGTAATTACATTCCTAGTGAGTGCAAGTAACCAATTACAATGACCCTTTGGAAATTTGGCCCATATGTGTTATGAAGAAAACTACATGGCCATAAGATGGCACCACTACCACACACATTCCAAGTGCAAGTTCTTCAACTGTTCCAATTGTAGATAATTTTTTTCTGCATACCTGCTGGGTTAAATGGTGTACCTGCTTCTCACTGaagtgttattttttttaaatctaaagaaAGCTAAATGAAAAATCAGGTACCTATTGAGTTGGGAGGTTTTTAAACAGGGGAATCTGTATTGCACTCTTCATTGCTAAACCAGTTTGACACAAAAATACCCCACTTCAGACTGGATTATGGCAAACTATAATCCAGCACTTGTCATATGTTTTCCCATATGACTGACATATTATGTTACTTGCCAGTTTAAGCCACGCTTGCCATGAAGCATTAGCGTTGAGCCTCTGTCCCAAACTGCACCATATAACCAGCGAAGGAGAGTAAAAGGGATGAAGGGGAAagggaatgaaaacaaaaagatACACAGAGAAAGCAAAAGTAAAGTTAATCAGGCAGATTAAGAATAATACAATATACACAAGGTGTAACATGACATTTTCAGGGGTCAGGAGATTTGTAAGGTTATCAAAACTGGTTTAACTGTGAGCAATGTTTAATGTGGAATTAGTTAAATATTATTATAAAGCAATAAAACGCACGTTCCTGTGTTTATTACTGATTTCCAACTACAGTTATTTACTAGAAAATAAAGAGGGTTTTgcagtaaaaacaaaaatgatcaaaattAGGTTTCTTTGGAGGAGACTATTAACTGAATTGTGAGAGAGTTAGTGGATGGAGCAATACCGACAGCAACTTCCGCAGTACCTGTGAATGGCTGCAAACAGATCCTCAGTAGTTCTCGGTCTAGCTGGCGTTGCCACCTCTTCACTCCCTGCCCTGTAACTGTTGCTTGGCAGTGATGAATTATTTGTTGTGTCTGTCTCAAACACCTCAGCTAATCAGAAGGAATAAAAAAATACAGACAGACAGGCTGTCACCGGAGTCCCAAACTGCACATTATCTGCTAAAACACCCCTCCATATTCTTCACTACAGTAAGTGAAACATTGAAGGGATATACTGAACATACCATTTTCTCACTATTTCTCTGATttcacaataatttttttttgagggAACTGTAGTGTCTGAAATGCCTATGTTTGTTTACATATACACAGCACAAAATTAAGTTTTAAGGGGTTTTTTTAGGGCTTCAATTAAAACTAGTCACCAAAATTCTTCACACTAACCAGGTTTTCCTAGGATTTTTAAAAGAGATGATGCAGTTAATAAAACACTGCTTGTATCTCCACTGCTTTTCTGACTAAAGGTTGAGACGGAGATAGAGAATCTTTATCAGAGATTAATCCGAGCCCTGTTATTTTCCTTACGATTTTTAGTCTAGTATCACATCTCCCTTTCTGTGGATGAAAATTTGAATGCTATCacacttcccccagcccccaccatcaGTAAACTAGCCCCTGCTACACCTGAAGGATAAAAGAAGACAGCCTTACCACTTTCATCCTCTTGAGATAGATGTCTGTCAGTATTACTGCTATCGTCTCCATTGCTGTCTGAACTACTTCCTTCATCCAAAGTGGTCTGCTGCTCCTGCTTGGGAGCTTCTTGAACTGGTGATGCAGCAGGCTGTACCATACAGACATTGGTTTCCACTGTTTCAAAGAAGGTGGAaccagcagctcctccctcaggaACCAATCTGCCCGAGTCCATCTCATTGGAACTGAGTCCATCTGTAAGACAATTTTTTGCTTCTTCGCAATGTGCAGTCTCTCTCCTAGTTGGACTTGATGTGCCTCTGACAGGATCACTCACGTTAGCTATTTTCTCTGCTGTAAAATCTAGCTGCGGAGGTGGCACAATGAGGAACAGTTTGGGCTTCTTCGAAATAGGGGGTGGCTTCTTGTTTGGTGATATACCCTGGTTCTTGTTTGCAGACCCTGATGGCACCTGAAACGGTGTATTAATAAGGCCAGTGTGAGATTTTTCATTCTGCACAGGAGACTGAGGTGCTTCTTCAATATTTGTTCCTGATACATCAGCTTCAAAGGTTTGTATTAGACCTGCTGCATTTCCAGGTTTTTGGCCACTGCTGATCTCAGGTGCACTGTCACTGAGATCTGGAAGTGAGCTCTGAGGAGAAGTTTGAATTAAGTTTTTGAAGGAAGGACTATGAGTTTTCATCTCTTCATCCAGGCTGTTACTAAGCCTTAGTGAAAGAGATGGTTTTAGAGAAGGCTGTGGTGAGAAAATTACAGTTGCTTTTTCCTGAGAGTTGGCTTCAGAAATAGATCCAGCTGATTGTTCAGTCTGTGCGCCTGTACATTTTTTCACAGACCTCAGTTGTACCGTTTGCAGTGCTTTGGTGGTTATTAAGGGCATCACAGGCCTACTGCAATCCTGCTTGTTGGCTGGCTGTTTCACTGCACTGTAGCCAGAATCATCCTGATTAAATTTCTTAGAATATCGTGTGGATTTAGTTGCATCTTGTGTCAGTTTGGGGTCAAGAGGTGGTGCTGGTGGAGGTATTACATTGGGGAAAATGGAGGAAGAAGGGgatggaaggggaggagaaggggcagaaAAAGGACTGAATGATGTTTCCTGTGGAGGAGAAGGAAACCATGGACCACTCAGGGGAAAGGAAGGATTTATAATAGCttctggcgggggtggggggaagctgggaGAGGCTGGTAATGGAGGCAGATCCATTCCatctgctggggcagggggcggaggagggagAGAATGATCAGGGGAATGTGGAGGTGTCAGAGGTGGAGGACCAGCAGTATCAGGAGGGGAGGTCAGGGCTGGGTCCAGTTTCTTCATGTTCACACTCCCTTCAGTAGATGTATTGGAAGAAAGAGAAGTGGAGGATGAAGAGACGGATACTGAAGATAGGAGAGAAGATTTTCTCTCAGGCACTTTCGGTTTCAACTTGGGTTTCCCATTTGCTGGTGACATGGATTTTAAAAACACGGGCACTGGAGTAAGTGCTGTGGGTGTATTTGATTGACTAGAATACCCACTGGATGGTGATGTGACTCTGTGAGACTTCTCTGGAGAAGTGTTCTTTGGTTTGGCCAGTCCACTGGCCACTTGGGGCATAGAAGCCCTTGAGCCCTCACTGAGGTGGCTGATGCTGTAATCATTGAGGCTGGCTGTCGTGCTTGCAGAACGAGCCACTGGGCATTTGAACTGATCGTCTGGCACCCCAGCACAGTCACTGTAGTAACCCCACTGGTCAGCATACTCTGACTTGATGCTGCTTGTGTCACTCTGTGATGGAGTGACAGTACAGAGAGAGTACATATTTGGAGCTGTTGTGGACATCATGCTGCTACTTGCGCTGACAGAGCTCTGGCTGCGAGAGCGCAGCACCCAGGGATCCTCATAATCACTGCATGGACTTTGGGATGGGGAGCTACCATTTTTGCACTGAAGGTTTAACTGCAGTGAATGCTGGAGGGTAGCGATTAGTGTTTCATCAAGTACCTGTCCGCTggactggggtttttttttggggacCCTTCTGAGCGAGTCTGTTCTGGATGGTGGAAGAGGTGGCTTCTTTGCTTTTTTCAAAGATATGTTTCGTATGAGGGATTTGTCACTGTTGCTTGACCGCTCGTCTTGATTTTTCTTCTCATTTCCATCAAAAACATTAATCACACTGTGCCTGGGGTTTCCAAAACCATTATTACTATTGCATAGTTTACCTGACTTGAGTCCAGAGTCCATATGCATGGTAGTGTAGTAGCCGTCATGGTCCACTGAATACAGAGAACTTGAATCTTCTTTGACAGAAGTCCTCTCTAGACTGCTGCTACTCACGTTGCTTACAGGAGTGGAATAACCTGCCGTGGCACAGGTTGGCTTGTGGGAGGGAGTC from Mauremys mutica isolate MM-2020 ecotype Southern chromosome 3, ASM2049712v1, whole genome shotgun sequence harbors:
- the NHSL1 gene encoding NHS-like protein 1 isoform X3, with product MPFPLRTVEPLKLCRLEDAGGAALPGPDKERARAAGGAGSGGRRRGAGLLLFGSLEQVSSHSLVSLLWQLSDLSRCASDIFGEIQSQADALCRRSARLQRRLGSLRALSARLDHRRVPIPVSNLDEESRWTVHYTAPWHQQENVFLPSTRPPCVEDLHRQAKLNLKSVLRECDKLRRDGYRSSQYYSQGPTFSSSSAACGSYQDDYEEIERKCSVPSPEEEKLISIKRARTPVSNECSDINTQTNWTKSLPLPTPEEKMRQQAQAVQTDVVPINVTAVGTGQSDFRGHSMHVPDHYSTLGRLDSYRSAIQRSETKDTSCQTEEVKVVPPSVRRIRAQKGQGIAAQMSQFSSSSGNMSVMSDSAGVIFASRLNNDMGFHSLPRPGARVSLQSLDQRQSISNQAEDITGTLSHQICKLQVDNSVVHMRNNPRTGTLPRPKSQEVRSYESEKAASPACVVSPHATYATSIIPNATISSSSEVIVIHTTQSAGPLDSKITSSSSYTKPRDSPVANNAVSMKEDHHSSSGNWSESSSTRHSQTSDTVSSNATMMVSLGDSAVSLSTPGNVQNTSQSMSYSCRNNLPFPGHSQDSDGRSESSFSGDRSQSNSINSTEHWVYKSGENDETPSHKPTCATAGYSTPVSNVSSSSLERTSVKEDSSSLYSVDHDGYYTTMHMDSGLKSGKLCNSNNGFGNPRHSVINVFDGNEKKNQDERSSNSDKSLIRNISLKKAKKPPLPPSRTDSLRRVPKKKPQSSGQVLDETLIATLQHSLQLNLQCKNGSSPSQSPCSDYEDPWVLRSRSQSSVSASSSMMSTTAPNMYSLCTVTPSQSDTSSIKSEYADQWGYYSDCAGVPDDQFKCPVARSASTTASLNDYSISHLSEGSRASMPQVASGLAKPKNTSPEKSHRVTSPSSGYSSQSNTPTALTPVPVFLKSMSPANGKPKLKPKVPERKSSLLSSVSVSSSSTSLSSNTSTEGSVNMKKLDPALTSPPDTAGPPPLTPPHSPDHSLPPPPPAPADGMDLPPLPASPSFPPPPPEAIINPSFPLSGPWFPSPPQETSFSPFSAPSPPLPSPSSSIFPNVIPPPAPPLDPKLTQDATKSTRYSKKFNQDDSGYSAVKQPANKQDCSRPVMPLITTKALQTVQLRSVKKCTGAQTEQSAGSISEANSQEKATVIFSPQPSLKPSLSLRLSNSLDEEMKTHSPSFKNLIQTSPQSSLPDLSDSAPEISSGQKPGNAAGLIQTFEADVSGTNIEEAPQSPVQNEKSHTGLINTPFQVPSGSANKNQGISPNKKPPPISKKPKLFLIVPPPQLDFTAEKIANVSDPVRGTSSPTRRETAHCEEAKNCLTDGLSSNEMDSGRLVPEGGAAGSTFFETVETNVCMVQPAASPVQEAPKQEQQTTLDEGSSSDSNGDDSSNTDRHLSQEDESAEVFETDTTNNSSLPSNSYRAGSEEVATPARPRTTEDLFAAIHRSKRKVLGRKDSEDDRTRNHSPSPPVTPTGASPNLASLKHAGSIQRSIRKSSTSNDNFKALLLKKGSRSDTSSRMSAAEMLKNTDPRFHRTKSDSSLEFPDSPVSCSPSKNKRAQEEWAKSEGLMPRSMSFSSTRYGRSRTPPSAASSKYNVRNRIQSSPMTVISEGDGEAVEPAESRIRRTLKEQQESQLNVFDSDDMDMNDFPYAEEAGYSETKAPTRLDVMTQLVKPNASKKCLSPSDEKS
- the NHSL1 gene encoding NHS-like protein 1 isoform X2, which codes for MPFPLRTVEPLKLCRLEDAGGAALPGPDKERARAAGGAGSGGRRRGAGLLLFGSLEQVSSHSLVSLLWQLSDLSRCASDIFGEIQSQADALCRRSARLQRRLGSLRALSARLDHRRVPIPVSNLDEESRWTVHYTAPWHQQENVFLPSTRPPCVEDLHRQAKLNLKSVLRECDKLRRDGYRSSQYYSQGPTFSSSSAACGSYQDDYEEIERKCSVPSPEEEKLISIKRARTPVSNECSDINTQTNWTKSLPLPTPEEKMRQQAQAVQTDVVPINVTGENFDRQASIRRSLIYTDTVVRRPKKVKRRKTITGVPDNIQKELVGTGQSDFRGHSMHVPDHYSTLGRLDSYRSAIQRSETKDTSCQTEEVKVVPPSVRRIRAQKGQGIAAQMSQFSSSSGNMSVMSDSAGVIFASRLNNDMGFHSLPRPGARVSLQSLDQRQSISNQAEDITGTLSHQICKLQVDNSVVHMRNNPRTGTLPRPKSQEVRSYESEKAASPACVVSPHATYATSIIPNATISSSSEVIVIHTTQSAGPLDSKITSSSSYTKPRDSPVANNAVSMKEDHHSSSGNWSESSSTRHSQTSDTVSSNATMMVSLGDSAVSLSTPGNVQNTSQSMSYSCRNNLPFPGHSQDSDGRSESSFSGDRSQSNSINSTEHWVYKSGENDETPSHKPTCATAGYSTPVSNVSSSSLERTSVKEDSSSLYSVDHDGYYTTMHMDSGLKSGKLCNSNNGFGNPRHSVINVFDGNEKKNQDERSSNSDKSLIRNISLKKAKKPPLPPSRTDSLRRVPKKKPQSSGQVLDETLIATLQHSLQLNLQCKNGSSPSQSPCSDYEDPWVLRSRSQSSVSASSSMMSTTAPNMYSLCTVTPSQSDTSSIKSEYADQWGYYSDCAGVPDDQFKCPVARSASTTASLNDYSISHLSEGSRASMPQVASGLAKPKNTSPEKSHRVTSPSSGYSSQSNTPTALTPVPVFLKSMSPANGKPKLKPKVPERKSSLLSSVSVSSSSTSLSSNTSTEGSVNMKKLDPALTSPPDTAGPPPLTPPHSPDHSLPPPPPAPADGMDLPPLPASPSFPPPPPEAIINPSFPLSGPWFPSPPQETSFSPFSAPSPPLPSPSSSIFPNVIPPPAPPLDPKLTQDATKSTRYSKKFNQDDSGYSAVKQPANKQDCSRPVMPLITTKALQTVQLRSVKKCTGAQTEQSAGSISEANSQEKATVIFSPQPSLKPSLSLRLSNSLDEEMKTHSPSFKNLIQTSPQSSLPDLSDSAPEISSGQKPGNAAGLIQTFEADVSGTNIEEAPQSPVQNEKSHTGLINTPFQVPSGSANKNQGISPNKKPPPISKKPKLFLIVPPPQLDFTAEKIANVSDPVRGTSSPTRRETAHCEEAKNCLTDGLSSNEMDSGRLVPEGGAAGSTFFETVETNVCMVQPAASPVQEAPKQEQQTTLDEGSSSDSNGDDSSNTDRHLSQEDESAEVFETDTTNNSSLPSNSYRAGSEEVATPARPRTTEDLFAAIHRSKRKVLGRKDSEDDRTRNHSPSPPVTPTGASPNLASLKHAGSIQRSIRKSSTSNDNFKALLLKKGSRSDTSSRMSAAEMLKNTDPRFHRTKSDSSLEFPDSPVSCSPSKNKRAQEEWAKSEGLMPRSMSFSSTRYGRSRTPPSAASSKYNVRNRIQSSPMTVISEGDGEAVEPAESRIRRTLKEQQESQLNVFDSDDMDMNDFPYAEEAGYSETKAPTRLDVMTQLVKPNASKKCLSPSDEKS
- the NHSL1 gene encoding NHS-like protein 1 isoform X5, which gives rise to MKKDCTSRSFRLRQNSGSLSRAVSWINFSSLSRQSKRLFRSDGELSSIGRQVEEDDENWTYRTQHRKAVSNLDEESRWTVHYTAPWHQQENVFLPSTRPPCVEDLHRQAKLNLKSVLRECDKLRRDGYRSSQYYSQGPTFSSSSAACGSYQDDYEEIERKCSVPSPEEEKLISIKRARTPVSNECSDINTQTNWTKSLPLPTPEEKMRQQAQAVQTDVVPINVTAVGTGQSDFRGHSMHVPDHYSTLGRLDSYRSAIQRSETKDTSCQTEEVKVVPPSVRRIRAQKGQGIAAQMSQFSSSSGNMSVMSDSAGVIFASRLNNDMGFHSLPRPGARVSLQSLDQRQSISNQAEDITGTLSHQICKLQVDNSVVHMRNNPRTGTLPRPKSQEVRSYESEKAASPACVVSPHATYATSIIPNATISSSSEVIVIHTTQSAGPLDSKITSSSSYTKPRDSPVANNAVSMKEDHHSSSGNWSESSSTRHSQTSDTVSSNATMMVSLGDSAVSLSTPGNVQNTSQSMSYSCRNNLPFPGHSQDSDGRSESSFSGDRSQSNSINSTEHWVYKSGENDETPSHKPTCATAGYSTPVSNVSSSSLERTSVKEDSSSLYSVDHDGYYTTMHMDSGLKSGKLCNSNNGFGNPRHSVINVFDGNEKKNQDERSSNSDKSLIRNISLKKAKKPPLPPSRTDSLRRVPKKKPQSSGQVLDETLIATLQHSLQLNLQCKNGSSPSQSPCSDYEDPWVLRSRSQSSVSASSSMMSTTAPNMYSLCTVTPSQSDTSSIKSEYADQWGYYSDCAGVPDDQFKCPVARSASTTASLNDYSISHLSEGSRASMPQVASGLAKPKNTSPEKSHRVTSPSSGYSSQSNTPTALTPVPVFLKSMSPANGKPKLKPKVPERKSSLLSSVSVSSSSTSLSSNTSTEGSVNMKKLDPALTSPPDTAGPPPLTPPHSPDHSLPPPPPAPADGMDLPPLPASPSFPPPPPEAIINPSFPLSGPWFPSPPQETSFSPFSAPSPPLPSPSSSIFPNVIPPPAPPLDPKLTQDATKSTRYSKKFNQDDSGYSAVKQPANKQDCSRPVMPLITTKALQTVQLRSVKKCTGAQTEQSAGSISEANSQEKATVIFSPQPSLKPSLSLRLSNSLDEEMKTHSPSFKNLIQTSPQSSLPDLSDSAPEISSGQKPGNAAGLIQTFEADVSGTNIEEAPQSPVQNEKSHTGLINTPFQVPSGSANKNQGISPNKKPPPISKKPKLFLIVPPPQLDFTAEKIANVSDPVRGTSSPTRRETAHCEEAKNCLTDGLSSNEMDSGRLVPEGGAAGSTFFETVETNVCMVQPAASPVQEAPKQEQQTTLDEGSSSDSNGDDSSNTDRHLSQEDESAEVFETDTTNNSSLPSNSYRAGSEEVATPARPRTTEDLFAAIHRSKRKVLGRKDSEDDRTRNHSPSPPVTPTGASPNLASLKHAGSIQRSIRKSSTSNDNFKALLLKKGSRSDTSSRMSAAEMLKNTDPRFHRTKSDSSLEFPDSPVSCSPSKNKRAQEEWAKSEGLMPRSMSFSSTRYGRSRTPPSAASSKYNVRNRIQSSPMTVISEGDGEAVEPAESRIRRTLKEQQESQLNVFDSDDMDMNDFPYAEEAGYSETKAPTRLDVMTQLVKPNASKKCLSPSDEKS
- the NHSL1 gene encoding NHS-like protein 1 isoform X1 encodes the protein MPFPLRTVEPLKLCRLEDAGGAALPGPDKERARAAGGAGSGGRRRGAGLLLFGSLEQVSSHSLVSLLWQLSDLSRCASDIFGEIQSQADALCRRSARLQRRLGSLRALSARLDHRRVPIPVSNLDEESRWTVHYTAPWHQQENVFLPSTRPPCVEDLHRQAKLNLKSVLRECDKLRRDGYRSSQYYSQGPTFSSSSAACGSYQDDYEEIERKCSVPSPEEEKLISIKRARTPVSNECSDINTQTNWTKSLPLPTPEEKMRQQAQAVQTDVVPINVTGENFDRQASIRRSLIYTDTVVRRPKKVKRRKTITGVPDNIQKELAVGTGQSDFRGHSMHVPDHYSTLGRLDSYRSAIQRSETKDTSCQTEEVKVVPPSVRRIRAQKGQGIAAQMSQFSSSSGNMSVMSDSAGVIFASRLNNDMGFHSLPRPGARVSLQSLDQRQSISNQAEDITGTLSHQICKLQVDNSVVHMRNNPRTGTLPRPKSQEVRSYESEKAASPACVVSPHATYATSIIPNATISSSSEVIVIHTTQSAGPLDSKITSSSSYTKPRDSPVANNAVSMKEDHHSSSGNWSESSSTRHSQTSDTVSSNATMMVSLGDSAVSLSTPGNVQNTSQSMSYSCRNNLPFPGHSQDSDGRSESSFSGDRSQSNSINSTEHWVYKSGENDETPSHKPTCATAGYSTPVSNVSSSSLERTSVKEDSSSLYSVDHDGYYTTMHMDSGLKSGKLCNSNNGFGNPRHSVINVFDGNEKKNQDERSSNSDKSLIRNISLKKAKKPPLPPSRTDSLRRVPKKKPQSSGQVLDETLIATLQHSLQLNLQCKNGSSPSQSPCSDYEDPWVLRSRSQSSVSASSSMMSTTAPNMYSLCTVTPSQSDTSSIKSEYADQWGYYSDCAGVPDDQFKCPVARSASTTASLNDYSISHLSEGSRASMPQVASGLAKPKNTSPEKSHRVTSPSSGYSSQSNTPTALTPVPVFLKSMSPANGKPKLKPKVPERKSSLLSSVSVSSSSTSLSSNTSTEGSVNMKKLDPALTSPPDTAGPPPLTPPHSPDHSLPPPPPAPADGMDLPPLPASPSFPPPPPEAIINPSFPLSGPWFPSPPQETSFSPFSAPSPPLPSPSSSIFPNVIPPPAPPLDPKLTQDATKSTRYSKKFNQDDSGYSAVKQPANKQDCSRPVMPLITTKALQTVQLRSVKKCTGAQTEQSAGSISEANSQEKATVIFSPQPSLKPSLSLRLSNSLDEEMKTHSPSFKNLIQTSPQSSLPDLSDSAPEISSGQKPGNAAGLIQTFEADVSGTNIEEAPQSPVQNEKSHTGLINTPFQVPSGSANKNQGISPNKKPPPISKKPKLFLIVPPPQLDFTAEKIANVSDPVRGTSSPTRRETAHCEEAKNCLTDGLSSNEMDSGRLVPEGGAAGSTFFETVETNVCMVQPAASPVQEAPKQEQQTTLDEGSSSDSNGDDSSNTDRHLSQEDESAEVFETDTTNNSSLPSNSYRAGSEEVATPARPRTTEDLFAAIHRSKRKVLGRKDSEDDRTRNHSPSPPVTPTGASPNLASLKHAGSIQRSIRKSSTSNDNFKALLLKKGSRSDTSSRMSAAEMLKNTDPRFHRTKSDSSLEFPDSPVSCSPSKNKRAQEEWAKSEGLMPRSMSFSSTRYGRSRTPPSAASSKYNVRNRIQSSPMTVISEGDGEAVEPAESRIRRTLKEQQESQLNVFDSDDMDMNDFPYAEEAGYSETKAPTRLDVMTQLVKPNASKKCLSPSDEKS